Sequence from the uncultured Flavobacterium sp. genome:
CAAAATCCCCAAAAGTCTTTCACGCAGATTTAAAAATATTTAAGCAGATCAACACAAATTTTTATTAAAAATAAATCTGCTCAAATCTGCAGAATCTGCGTGAAACAAAATCTTTATTCCTCGATTTGATGCTGTTCATAAAGACGAAGCTTATTTTGTGTCGTCGTAAGATTTTGTTGCAAGGTTTCGATTTTGTCCAATAAATTAGCAATAACATCAATACCTTCAATGTTGATTTTAAGATCATAATGAAGGCGAATCATTTTCTCTACAGCAGGCAATTGTTCCGGTTGTAAATATTCATCTTCTTCAAGAACAATAATTTGCACCAAACCATAATTATGCAATTCCGTTATAAAAGTATTTTCGATTTCGTGATACACACAAAACTGTTTTATTTGAATTAAGTTTTTACTATTCATGACTTCTTAATTTAGCTAATTCCTGAAATAATTCTTTTTCTTTTTGAGATAATTTAGTCGGAAGTTTTAAAGTATAAGTAATGTATAAATCTCCAAACTGATTCTCTTTTTTATACACCGGAAAACCTTTTCCTTTCAGTTTGACTTTAGTTCCCGGTTGCGTTTCGGCAGGAACTTTTATTTTTACTTTTCCATCAAAAGTATTCACGAAAATCTCTCCGCCCAAAATTGCAGTATATAAATCCAGATCAATATCGGCATATAAATTATTGCCTTCACGTTTAAAATCAGAATTATTATCAATTAAAAAAGTAATGTACAAATCTCCATTTGGACCGCCATTTGCGCCGGGAGCGCCGTGATTTGGAATCTTTATAATTTGTCCGTTTTCAACTCCGGCCGGAATTGTAATTCGGATATTTTTGCCGTTTACAGTTAAGTTTTGTTTGTGCGTTGTATAAGCCGATGCTAAATCTAATTGCAGTTCTGCATTAAAATCCTGTCCTCGATATTTTGCCTGACTTCTGGAACTTCTTCCCGCAGAACCATACATAGAATTAAAGAATTCAGAAAAATCACTTCCCGAAAAATCTCCACCGCCAAAATCAGTATAACTTTGATTTCCGCCTTGTTGTTGTCTCGAATATTGTTGCTGGTTAGGATCGTAACCCGCTTTTTCAAACTCATCAGCATGTTTCCAGTCCTTTCCGTATTTATCATATTTTTTACGATTTTCAGGATTGCTCAAAACCTCATTAGCCTCATTTATTTCCTTGAATTTTTTCTCAGCCTCCTTATCATTCGGGTTTAAATCCGGATGATATTTACGAGCCATTTTTCGATAAGCCTTCTTAATTTCAGCTTCAGTCGCTGATTTTGTTATTTCCAGTACTTTATAATAGTCGATATAATCCATTTTATAAGATTTTATTAAAGAAATTAAAGTCTTGAAGTTAGGAATAAGTTGGTAATTATCAAAATTTTATATTTTTTAAATAAGGAACTTGATATATAATGCCAATTGTTTGTTTTTAATATAATTCTTACAAATATATTTTTCTAAACATAGAATATTGTCTATAATTGCAAGAGAATTAATATAGACTATTGTCTATTTCTTTAAGACAATTAAAAGATGATAAAGAAACCACAGCAATAATATATTTTATAATTATGAGAAAATTATCTTTTTTAAAATCGACAATTAGTTTTGTTCTTTTATTTACGATGTCAATTTTATTGGCAGGTTGTAGTTCTGGTAGCGACAGTGATTATGTGCCATCGAATGCCAATAATTTTAATGTAGAGGATTTTGTTTTAACATATACACCACAAAAAATATATGGCGATTATCTTGTAATCGATTTTAATATAAAAACACTTCTAAAACATCTTATTCGAAATATGAGCAAGGAAATTTCACGGTAAAATTTACGGCTAAAACTACTGATGGAGAAATTTTTCAGAGAAGTACATATGTAGAATATGTTGAAGCGGGAGTAACCTATACAGATAATGTACATCTTAATTATACAGTTGGTAAAACATTAAATCTTAAAACATTGACCGCGGTTATTGTTAGGGATTAGTTTAGTATAATGTTGTTATAATGAAACATAAGTATTTTTTTATTTGATTTTTTATTTTTTTCAGTAATCCGACTTGTGAAAATGAGTCGGATTTTTTTGTTCTTATTATGAATTATCATTGGAGAAAATTCAACAAGACAATCTTTTTGGCAGGTTTTTTGATTCCAAAAATTAGCCTAATATATTGTTATAATACTCTTAAAGTTGTAGCCCCTAATTAAATTATGCTATTTTTGTGATGCTATACTTAGATTTTATAAAAACTATAAAAGCCGATTCGATAAATACTTTTTCAATGAAGCACATTTTATTTTTCATACTACTTTTTACAGCTGTAACGGTATCAGCGCAAACTGAATTTGGAACAAAATTCAAACCTATTGCTGCTCCAAAATTTAGTGCAAAACCTAAGAAAACGCCTATTCCTCAAATAAAGGATCCTCAGGCTGATAATAGTGATATTCCGAGTATTAAAACGCCAAATGTTTTTGATCATACAACTATTACACCAAAATCTCAATTGCAGGTTGGACAGGAAAAAAGCAAATTTACGATGTCTACAGAAACTGATTTTGCGAATCCCGGAGATCGTTATGTTGCAAAAATGGAAAAGGATTTAGACAAAACTTTGAGAGATGAAGGATTGCGTGAAGGTCGTGGACAACTCGTTAAGAAAAATATTTCGCTTGGCGAATTTAAAACCAAATCACAGTATTTTATTGTAAAGTTTCGTGATTTTGGCGCTATCGATGGCGATTTAGTTAGAGTATCTTCAAACGATATGGTGATCAGAGATCAGATATTTTTGGATTCTAATTTTAAAGATGTAAAAATTGTGCTTTCAAATGGCTTTAATAAATTAGATTTTGAAGCTTTAAATATTGGTACTTTAGGCGGAAACACTGCCGAAATTCAGGTTTATGACGATAAAGGACAATTGGTTACCAATGATTATTGGAACAATCTTGCCGCTGGATTCAAAGCTTCGATTATAGTTACTAAAGAATAGTAATATACTACAAGATTTTTTTTCACGCAGATTTGGCAAATTTTAATCCTTTTAATCGCTGGCTTTTATTTAAAACACATAGAAACACAGATCAGCTATGTGTTTTATAAATAAGTGAAACGCCTCTTTTAAATAATCAAAAGCTATGTTTCTATGTATTAGAAAATTACACACAGGATTTTATTAGTTTTCCAAATTACTTACTTTCCCTGACCAGTTTCTTTAAGCATTAAACTTACCAAAATAGCAATCGAAATTCCGATAATCCAAAACAAACCCGCTTGCTGAAAATGCAATGCTTTATCTGTAGTATCATGAAGTGTTTTTCCAAATAAATTACTGAATAACGGACTTAAAAGCGTTGTTACTCCAAAGGTTATAAAATTAATTGCTCCGGTTGCGCTTCCTTTTACATTGTCCGGATTTGCTTCTTTGATTATTGAATAGGGAATCATCGCAGCGCCAGAAGCAACACCCAATAAAAACATGCTGATTTTTGTGGGAAGTAAATCCGGGAAATACAACAACTGCACTAAACTTGCGATCATTAAAAGCGCACCAAATATTAAAACTGGTTTTCGTCTGTTTATTTTATCGGTAATATATCCTAATAACGGACATCCAAATACCCAACCAAAAGCTACCATTGCACTTGAAATAGTTGCGGTATGGAAATCAAAAGCACGATCTTTCTGGAAAAAGTCAACCGCCCAAGTCATCGCAAAAATAGTTGTTGGCGCAAATAATAATCCCGAAACAATACCGCACAACCACGATTGCGGATTGCTAAAAACAATTTTATAAGGATTAAGCAGACTTTGTTTCTTGGTGTTCGCTTCTGTTTTTGGTTCCGTTTGATTTGCCGGAGTTATAAACCAAAGTCCAAAAGCGACTATAATAGTAAAAATTCCAATTGACAACCAGAAAGTAGAAATATCCATTCCTTTTTCGATCAAAGGTCCTACAACAAATTGTCCCGCAGAACCGCCAAGCATTCCTAAACATTGCGTAAAACCAATTGCTGTTGCCAATGATTTTGCCGAGAATCCTTTGCTTGCAAGATATACACAACCCGGAAATGCAAAAGCACAACCGGCACCTTGAAATAATCGGCCAACGACTCCGCTAAACTGACTTGAAATAAGAAATAACAAACAGCCAATTCCTAAAATAAGTGCTCCGGTAAAAAGAGAATATTTTGCCCCAAAGCGATCCAATGCAATTCCTGCAATCAAACTACAAGTAGAATAGGTGTAATAATAAGTCCCAACAATTTCTACTAATCTGATTTCGTTAACCGAAAAATTTTGAGAAAGTTCCGGAAACATTACCGCTGGAGCAGAACGTATTACATAATCCAAGAA
This genomic interval carries:
- a CDS encoding MFS transporter; translation: MDINSNKSFSKYYVFAWVFGLVFYFLDYVIRSAPAVMFPELSQNFSVNEIRLVEIVGTYYYTYSTCSLIAGIALDRFGAKYSLFTGALILGIGCLLFLISSQFSGVVGRLFQGAGCAFAFPGCVYLASKGFSAKSLATAIGFTQCLGMLGGSAGQFVVGPLIEKGMDISTFWLSIGIFTIIVAFGLWFITPANQTEPKTEANTKKQSLLNPYKIVFSNPQSWLCGIVSGLLFAPTTIFAMTWAVDFFQKDRAFDFHTATISSAMVAFGWVFGCPLLGYITDKINRRKPVLIFGALLMIASLVQLLYFPDLLPTKISMFLLGVASGAAMIPYSIIKEANPDNVKGSATGAINFITFGVTTLLSPLFSNLFGKTLHDTTDKALHFQQAGLFWIIGISIAILVSLMLKETGQGK
- a CDS encoding chaperone modulator CbpM gives rise to the protein MNSKNLIQIKQFCVYHEIENTFITELHNYGLVQIIVLEEDEYLQPEQLPAVEKMIRLHYDLKINIEGIDVIANLLDKIETLQQNLTTTQNKLRLYEQHQIEE
- a CDS encoding J domain-containing protein, giving the protein MDYIDYYKVLEITKSATEAEIKKAYRKMARKYHPDLNPNDKEAEKKFKEINEANEVLSNPENRKKYDKYGKDWKHADEFEKAGYDPNQQQYSRQQQGGNQSYTDFGGGDFSGSDFSEFFNSMYGSAGRSSRSQAKYRGQDFNAELQLDLASAYTTHKQNLTVNGKNIRITIPAGVENGQIIKIPNHGAPGANGGPNGDLYITFLIDNNSDFKREGNNLYADIDLDLYTAILGGEIFVNTFDGKVKIKVPAETQPGTKVKLKGKGFPVYKKENQFGDLYITYTLKLPTKLSQKEKELFQELAKLRSHE